Proteins from a genomic interval of Caldicellulosiruptor diazotrophicus:
- a CDS encoding Rpn family recombination-promoting nuclease/putative transposase — MSSEIPPMEHDTTFKFLLKDKKELLVLIKEILRYSWADEIDEESIEFDDSEFVTQHLSQLRADIVAKAKLKGREVYFYILIENQSTVKRDMAQKILKYMVSLWWNELSKGAENLPPVISIVVYNGTKERWNLSTDLMEAFETFKDDVFSYRVVDVSEVDVKKILQEEKDLLTPIIFYLEQVREERDELIRRLLEVEKNLEKLSNENIDRFLRWAYYIIRPRLLEEQKEEYERLVERVKQGGGKNMGEFVSNVARLLDEARAKDFSLGLQQGLQQGLQQGIRESQIRIAKKMIQKGMRDEEIAELTELDIEEIKRLRKELLN; from the coding sequence TTGAGCTCTGAAATTCCACCAATGGAGCATGATACCACTTTTAAGTTCTTGCTCAAAGACAAAAAAGAGCTACTTGTGCTTATAAAAGAGATTCTCAGATACAGCTGGGCAGATGAAATAGATGAGGAGTCTATAGAATTTGATGACAGCGAATTTGTAACACAGCACCTATCCCAGCTCAGAGCCGATATTGTTGCAAAAGCAAAGCTAAAAGGAAGAGAAGTATATTTTTATATCCTGATAGAGAACCAGTCGACAGTGAAAAGGGATATGGCACAGAAGATACTAAAGTACATGGTAAGCCTGTGGTGGAATGAACTTAGCAAAGGGGCAGAGAATCTTCCGCCTGTCATATCCATAGTTGTGTACAACGGAACAAAGGAAAGATGGAATCTTTCTACTGATTTAATGGAAGCATTTGAGACTTTCAAGGATGATGTATTCAGTTACAGAGTAGTAGATGTGTCTGAAGTAGATGTCAAAAAGATTCTTCAAGAGGAGAAGGACTTGCTAACGCCGATAATATTTTATTTAGAGCAGGTAAGAGAAGAAAGGGATGAGCTTATAAGAAGGCTTTTAGAGGTTGAGAAGAATTTAGAGAAACTGAGCAATGAGAACATAGACAGATTTTTAAGGTGGGCATATTACATAATACGACCGAGGTTGCTGGAAGAGCAAAAAGAGGAGTATGAACGGTTAGTAGAAAGGGTTAAACAAGGGGGTGGTAAGAATATGGGTGAATTTGTATCAAATGTAGCAAGACTTCTTGATGAAGCAAGAGCAAAAGATTTCAGCCTTGGTCTGCAACAAGGTTTGCAGCAGGGCTTGCAACAAGGTATTCGTGAAAGTCAAATTAGAATAGCTAAGAAGATGATACAAAAGGGTATGAGAGATGAAGAGATAGCAGAGCTGACCGAACTTGATATTGAGGAGATAAAGAGATTGAGGAAAGAGCTTTTGAATTGA
- a CDS encoding ATP-binding protein: MKKFINRSKELEFLEKQYQEKNSSLVIIYGRRRIGKTALIKKCIQHKPAIYFLASEEAENQNIEYFKKAVSNFLKNPLIERLSGVGWDDIFDVIVNSKIDKKVVIVFDEFQNLCKTNPAFASVVQRIWDEKLKNQNFMLILSGSLVGMMQEHALSYSSPLYGRRTGQIKLKQFSFKEAKEFFPEVSDHQFIWIYSIIGGVPKYLEMFKFEGDIYKAIEENILNRQSFLYEEPIFLLEKEVHEVGSYFSIIKSIALGNHKLSQIAQNLSVAQTKLTKYLNTLMDLDIVRREVPITEEYPEKSKRGLYFINDNFIDFWFKFVYPYREQLELDNTKYVLENIKSRIVTNHISFVYEEICRQILMDLVKTKEIDVQLDRVGKWWDSKSEIDIVGIGKNTGHVVFGECKYSQNVVDIDVFFNLKKKAESIKIFPEQKELYILFSKTGFSERLLEFAKETKNLILIKFP, translated from the coding sequence ATGAAAAAATTTATAAACCGCAGCAAAGAACTTGAGTTTTTAGAGAAACAGTATCAAGAGAAAAATTCATCGCTTGTTATCATTTATGGAAGAAGGAGAATTGGCAAGACTGCACTTATTAAAAAATGTATTCAACACAAGCCTGCTATTTATTTTTTGGCTTCTGAAGAGGCGGAGAATCAAAACATAGAGTATTTTAAAAAAGCTGTAAGCAATTTTTTAAAAAATCCTTTGATTGAAAGATTATCTGGTGTAGGTTGGGATGATATTTTTGATGTTATAGTAAATTCAAAAATTGATAAAAAAGTAGTGATAGTATTTGATGAATTTCAAAACTTGTGCAAAACAAATCCAGCTTTTGCTTCGGTTGTTCAAAGAATCTGGGATGAAAAACTAAAAAACCAAAATTTCATGCTTATTTTAAGTGGTTCTTTGGTTGGCATGATGCAAGAACATGCTCTTTCTTATTCAAGTCCTTTGTACGGTAGAAGAACAGGACAAATAAAGCTGAAGCAGTTTTCTTTCAAAGAAGCAAAAGAATTTTTTCCTGAAGTGTCAGACCACCAATTTATATGGATATATTCCATCATTGGCGGTGTTCCAAAATATTTAGAGATGTTCAAGTTTGAAGGCGATATTTACAAGGCAATTGAAGAAAATATTCTAAACAGACAGAGCTTCTTGTATGAAGAGCCTATATTTTTGCTTGAAAAGGAAGTTCATGAGGTAGGAAGCTATTTTTCGATAATTAAAAGCATTGCGCTTGGAAACCATAAACTCAGTCAAATTGCCCAGAACCTTTCTGTAGCACAAACAAAACTTACAAAATACTTGAATACTTTAATGGACCTTGATATTGTAAGAAGAGAAGTTCCAATAACAGAGGAGTATCCAGAAAAGAGCAAAAGAGGGTTATATTTTATAAACGATAATTTCATAGATTTCTGGTTTAAGTTTGTATATCCCTACAGAGAACAATTGGAACTTGACAATACTAAATATGTGCTTGAAAATATCAAGTCAAGAATTGTGACAAATCACATAAGTTTTGTTTATGAAGAAATTTGCAGGCAAATTTTAATGGATTTAGTAAAAACAAAAGAGATTGATGTTCAGTTAGACAGAGTAGGCAAGTGGTGGGATTCAAAGTCGGAGATTGATATAGTAGGAATTGGTAAAAATACAGGTCATGTTGTTTTTGGTGAATGCAAATATTCACAAAATGTAGTTGATATTGATGTATTTTTTAACCTTAAGAAAAAAGCAGAAAGTATCAAAATATTTCCTGAGCAAAAAGAACTTTATATTCTCTTTAGCAAAACAGGATTTTCAGAAAGGCTTTTGGAGTTTGCGAAAGAGACAAAGAATTTGATACTGATAAAGTTTCCATAG
- a CDS encoding FtsK/SpoIIIE domain-containing protein: MQSHAVYRKKYFFYDNLGLIARSNLELFVNELKKRYEKLKEFGFSNKNVIDQKKLIDILNRPDEKTLVIFKSHDPDELRNLAYQIGMSIFEDRRRSGKIDPVVSFIFDEADEIIPQDAKDSYERSSEVVMHLARRGRKFGLGIGIATQRITYLNTNIMAQPHTYFVSKLPRKSDQERITDAFGISEDMFKQTFKFKKGCWLLVSYDAIGLEAVPLPIYVQNANDAVLEFLRTL; this comes from the coding sequence TTGCAATCTCATGCTGTATATAGAAAAAAGTATTTTTTTTACGATAACCTTGGTTTAATTGCTCGTTCTAATTTAGAACTTTTTGTAAATGAGCTGAAAAAGAGGTATGAAAAACTTAAAGAGTTTGGATTTTCAAATAAAAATGTTATTGACCAGAAAAAACTTATTGATATTCTCAACAGACCAGACGAAAAAACGCTTGTGATATTTAAATCGCATGATCCTGATGAGCTGCGAAATCTTGCATATCAGATTGGCATGTCAATTTTTGAAGACAGGCGCAGAAGCGGCAAGATTGACCCTGTTGTAAGTTTTATATTTGACGAGGCTGATGAGATCATTCCGCAGGATGCAAAGGATTCATACGAGCGTTCAAGCGAGGTTGTAATGCACTTAGCAAGGCGAGGAAGAAAATTTGGCTTGGGGATAGGTATTGCAACCCAGAGGATTACTTACCTTAACACCAATATTATGGCACAGCCGCATACATATTTTGTCAGCAAGCTTCCGAGAAAGTCTGACCAGGAGAGAATAACAGATGCTTTTGGTATTAGTGAAGATATGTTCAAGCAGACATTCAAGTTCAAAAAAGGATGCTGGCTACTTGTAAGCTATGATGCAATTGGTTTAGAAGCTGTACCGTTGCCTATTTATGTACAAAATGCAAACGACGCTGTGCTTGAATTTCTGAGAACTCTTTAA
- a CDS encoding Rpn family recombination-promoting nuclease/putative transposase, giving the protein MCEKLPPKEHDTTFKFLFSDKEEILLLVKDILYYTWADIIEEDSIELVKTNYVTQQFSQVEADIVAKAKLKDREVYFYILIENQSTVKKEMQQKILKYMISLWAEEIRKGVQILPAIIPIVVYNGIGERWSISTDLMEAFDIFKDDVFRYRVVDIIELNVEELLEREKDVLLPIVFYLEQVREDRGELIRRLLEVEKNLKKLSKKNVDRFLEWSYRIIRLRLSEDQKPEYDRVARRLKEGGVNAMGEFISNVARLLDEAKTKDFMAGKLEGKLEGKLEGKLEGKLEASIEFAKRLIKKGFSDEEIAELTELQIEKVKELRKSMVN; this is encoded by the coding sequence GTGTGCGAGAAATTGCCACCAAAAGAGCACGATACAACGTTCAAGTTTTTGTTTTCAGACAAAGAAGAAATACTTTTGCTGGTAAAAGACATACTATACTATACATGGGCAGACATCATAGAAGAAGACTCTATCGAGCTTGTCAAGACAAACTATGTTACCCAGCAGTTTTCGCAGGTTGAGGCTGATATTGTAGCAAAAGCAAAACTAAAGGACAGGGAAGTATATTTTTATATTCTGATTGAGAACCAGTCAACTGTAAAAAAAGAGATGCAGCAAAAGATTTTAAAGTACATGATAAGTTTATGGGCGGAGGAGATAAGAAAAGGGGTCCAAATCCTGCCAGCAATTATACCGATAGTTGTATACAATGGAATAGGTGAAAGATGGAGTATATCAACCGACCTTATGGAAGCATTTGACATATTTAAGGATGATGTGTTTAGATACAGAGTAGTTGACATAATAGAGCTTAATGTAGAGGAGCTTTTGGAAAGAGAAAAGGATGTACTGCTACCTATAGTGTTTTATCTTGAGCAGGTAAGAGAAGACAGGGGTGAGCTGATAAGAAGGCTTTTAGAGGTTGAGAAGAACTTAAAGAAGCTGAGCAAAAAGAATGTAGATAGATTTTTGGAATGGTCGTATCGCATTATAAGGCTAAGGCTTTCTGAAGATCAAAAGCCAGAGTACGATAGAGTTGCAAGAAGGTTGAAAGAAGGAGGAGTGAATGCCATGGGTGAGTTTATATCAAATGTTGCAAGACTTCTAGATGAGGCAAAGACAAAAGATTTCATGGCAGGTAAACTTGAAGGTAAACTTGAAGGTAAACTTGAAGGTAAACTCGAAGGTAAACTAGAAGCCTCAATAGAGTTTGCAAAAAGATTAATAAAAAAGGGGTTTAGTGATGAAGAGATTGCAGAACTTACAGAGCTTCAGATTGAAAAAGTTAAAGAATTGAGAAAATCCATGGTAAATTGA